The nucleotide sequence ACCTGCTGTTCGAGCATCGCGGGCCGAAGTACATCCGGTTCGCGCGCGAGGCGACGCCGATCGTGACGAACGAGAAGTCGCCGTTCGTGTTCGGCAAGGCGAACGTGCTGCGCTTCCGCGGCGAGAAGGCGGAGTTCGCGGCGGCGTTCGACACGGTGCTGGCGTCGAAGTACGCGTCGGAGGACGAAGACCTCACCATCATCGCGCTCGGGCCGATGGTGCCGGAGGCGATGCGCGCGGCGTGGATCCTGAAGCAGGAGTTCGGGTGGGACGCGCGCGTGCTGAACATGCACACGCTCAAGCCCATCGACGAAGCCGCGATCCTGAAGGCCGCGCAGGATACGGGCGTGATCGTCACCGCGGAGGAGCACCAGATCGGCGCGCTCTCCGGGCGCGTGAGCGAGGTGCTCACGGCCGACCCCGAGCTGTACGGCACGCCGGTGCTGACCGGCGCCATCGGAGTGCAGGACCGCTTCGGCGATTCGGGCGCGCCGTGGGAGCTGGTGAAGGAGTTCGAGGTGTCGGCCGAGCACATCGCGCACAAGGCCGCCGAGTTGATGGCGGTGAAGGCGCTGCGCACCGAGAAGATGCGGACCGCGGCGCGCTGATCCAGTCCACAGTCCACGGTCCACAGTGGACAGTGGACGGTGGACGGTGGACGGTGGTTACTGCTGGGCGGCTCGTTCGGTCGTTTGTGGGGATTGCTGTTTTTCCTGCTGCTTCTGCTGCTGCCGCAGCCTGGCCTGGCGGCGCTCCTCCTGGCACTTGTTGATGCGCGACTGGAGGATGGGCACGAGCGTCTCGGGCGCGGTCTTGGCGATCTCGAACACCGCGACGCGGGGCGCGTTCTGCTCGTCCAGGTAGTTCACCGTGAGGATGTGGCGGCGCTGGCGGTACTTGAAGGGCACGATCAGCAGCGTGAGGATGACGCCGCAGTGCCGCGCCAGTTTTTCCTCGTAGTTGAAGTTCGTGACTTTCGCGTACGGGATGGCGAGCTTCGCGCCCTCGCCGGCGAAGACGAGCGCCTCTTCCGATGAGGTGTCGAATGCGCCGAGCGCGCCTTCCTTGACGCCGGGGGCCGTGCCGCCTTCGTACAGGACCTGCGAGCCTTCCACGATGGTCGCGAACGACGGCAGCGCGAACACGAGGACCAATGCGAGTGCGATGAGCTTCTTCATGGTTCACCTCCGAGTGCACGGACGAGAGTAGTGCCGGCGAAGGGCGGAGTGCGGGCGCTTGGGACAGTTTCTGGGGTGTCACAAGTCAGCGCGGGCGAGCCGCCCGCGCTACAGCCGGCGGGCCGCCGGTGCTACATTCGGCGGGGACGTCGGGCGCTCCGCTAGCTGGGGCGCTGGCCGAGGAAGTGCTGGTACTGGCGCAGCTCCGCGAGCGACTGCTCCGCGATGAGCGCGAAGGGGATGACTTTCGGGCCTGGGGGGATCCTGGCGGCGACGAGCGAGTCGCAGACGACGGCGGCGCACTCGCGCAGTCCTTTTTGCCAGGCGGGCTTGCGGGCGTCGCGGAACAGGAGCGCGTCGGTGTCGAAGCCGGCGGCGAGCAGCATGGTGCGGGCGGAGCGCAGGAAGTCCGGCCAGCGCGAGACGACGCCGACGAGCTGGTCGGGCTTGCGCGCGGGCAGCCACTGGAGGAGCGAGAGCGGGACGGAGCGGACTTGCAGCACGACGCAGTCGGCGCCCGGCGGCAGCAGCTTGCGGACGCGCTCGGCCTTGGAAGGCAGCACCACGGGGACGGCGCCGTCCTTGACATGAACGGCCAGGGCGCGCGAGCCGCCGAGAGCGGCGGCGGCGACGCGCAGGGGCAGCGCGGCGCGCAACTCGGCGAGCGCGATGGCGCGCAGCTCTTCGTCGGGCTCGAGGAGCAGGAAGTGGTCGGGCGGCTGCTGGTCGAGCCAGCGCTGGAGCCGCTTCTGCAGGGCGGCCATCGGGGCGCCCAGCCGGCGCGCGGCGTGAAACAGGTTGGCGATGAGGTGGTCGAGCGCGAGGCCGCGCGTGGCGAGGTCCTCGCCCTGGCGCGCGCGCACGTAGACGCCGGAGCCGCGGCGGGATTCCACCCAGCGCTCCTGCTCGAGCTGCTGGTAGGCGGCGCTGACGGTATTGGGATGCACCTGGTAGCGGCGCGCGAGCTCGCGGGTGGAGGGCAGGCGCGAGCCGGGGCGGAGGTCGCCGCTCAGCACGCCGAGCACGATCTGGGTGACGAGCTGCTCGCGCAGCGGGACTCCGCCGGCATGGGAGAGCCAGAGGCGCATCGGCGCAATCTTAGTGCAGAATCCAGCGATCGAGCGATCGGGTCATCGAGCGATCGAGAAACCCCGCTTGCATTCGGGCGGACAAGACATACAATCCGGCACGTGATCGAGTTCGAATCGAAGCACCAGGAATTCAAGTTCGAGTTCAAGATCGAGCCGCTGCCGGACGGCACGTTCGTCGGGCGCTCGGAGAACCCGAAGCTGGAGATCAAGGGCGCGTCGCCGCAGGAGATCCAGCGGAAGATCCAGGAGATGGTGGGGTCGGGGATCCTGAAGCGGCTGCTGGGCGTGGACATGACGACGGCGATGACCGGCAAGGGGATCGAGGTCACGATGGAGCGCGCGGGCGACGCCGAGCAGCAGAAGCTCTCGCTGAACGCGATGTTCCGCCTGGGCTCGCCGAGCGAGGCGCCGAAGCTCGGCGCCACCGATGCGCAGATGACGTCGCCGGAGGCGTTCGACGCGAGCTCGGTGCGGGCGCAGAAGCTGCTCTTCTGGGTGGTCGTGCTCGCGCTGGTGGGCGCAGT is from Terriglobales bacterium and encodes:
- a CDS encoding GntR family transcriptional regulator, which produces MRLWLSHAGGVPLREQLVTQIVLGVLSGDLRPGSRLPSTRELARRYQVHPNTVSAAYQQLEQERWVESRRGSGVYVRARQGEDLATRGLALDHLIANLFHAARRLGAPMAALQKRLQRWLDQQPPDHFLLLEPDEELRAIALAELRAALPLRVAAAALGGSRALAVHVKDGAVPVVLPSKAERVRKLLPPGADCVVLQVRSVPLSLLQWLPARKPDQLVGVVSRWPDFLRSARTMLLAAGFDTDALLFRDARKPAWQKGLRECAAVVCDSLVAARIPPGPKVIPFALIAEQSLAELRQYQHFLGQRPS